The following proteins are co-located in the Arctopsyche grandis isolate Sample6627 chromosome 3, ASM5162203v2, whole genome shotgun sequence genome:
- the LOC143909237 gene encoding uncharacterized protein LOC143909237: protein MYHLLWNKVFDEFLMKFYLWFKELSIWRILSEKTIHSETTNAFHSHKYLKTAFSAQSDTTDQLIKESTGDMKTELRIVMRSSGMVLSPINAQETDNIPTYIHSIKIT from the exons ATGTATCACCTACTATGGAACAAG GTATTTGATGAGTTCCTTATGAAGTTCTACTTGTGGTTCAAAGAGTTATCAATCTGGAGGATACTCAGTGAAAAAACTATCCATTCAGAAACTACAAATGCAT TCCACAGTCACAAATACTTGAAGACAGCTTTTTCGGCACAATCGGATACCACGGACCAATTAATCAAGGAATCCACAGGCGATATGAAAACTGAGCTGAG GATAGTAATGAGATCATCAGGCATGGTTCTATCACCAATTAATGCTCAGGAAACAGataacatacctacatacatacatagcatcaAA atTACATAa